The sequence GCGTCGTCACCCTGTCGGCCAGGTCGGGCCTCTGGCCCTTCAGCCGCGGGTCCTCGTGGGCGCCGATATAGTACCAGGGCCAGCCGTAGAACCCGCCCTCTCGCACCCGCGTGGCATAGTCCGGCGGGGTGTCGTCGCCCAGCAGGTCGCGCTCGTTGGTGGCGCACCAGACGTCGTGGGTCCTGGGATGGATCGCCAGGCCCACGCAATTGCGGATGCCGGCGGCGAACACCTTGCGGTCCTTGCCCTCAGGGTCGAAGGACAGCACCGCGGCCCGGTCCTCCTCCTGGCCCCACATCACGCCCAGCGCATGGTCCTTCTGCCAGGCCAGCGCCTCTTCGGGCGTCTTCTTGGTCACCTGCTCGGCGATGTTCGAGCCAGAGCCGATCGAGACCAGCATGCGCTTGCCGTCGGGCGAGAAGGCGACGTCGCGGGTGAAATGGTACTGGCTGCCGGCGGTCAGCTTGGGGACGATGGTCTCCGGCGCGCCCGAGGCCTTCAGGTCGCCGTCGTGATAGGCGAACCGGACCACCGAATTGGTGTTGGCCACATAGACCCACTTGGGATGCGGGCCGGGCGGGTAGAAGGCGACGCCGAACGGCCGGTCCAGGCCCTCGGCGAAGGTCTCGCTCTGGTCGGGCTTGGCGGCGCCGTCCTTGGCGCGGAACACGTGGATGCGGCCGCCTTGGGTCTCGGCGACAAAGATATCGCCATTGGGCGCGATCCGGATGGTGCGCGGGCCTGACAGGGTGGCGAACTGGCTGACGGTGAAGCCCGCCGGAGTCTTCAGCGCGGCGTCGGCCGGCCTGGGCTTCAGGCTGGCGACGGCGGCGGCGATCGCCTTGGACGGGGGATTGAGATCGGCGGGCGTGATTTTCCGCACCACGCCCGGGGCATCGGTGGTCCAGTCGCCATAGGCCGCGGCGCCGGTGCGGGTCTGGGCGTGGGCCAAGCCCGCCGCCGCCAGGGCCGCCAGCCCCGTCGTGGTCATCCAACGCTTGATCATGTCGTCCTCTGTCGCTCGCCGCTCCGCCTCACCTTATCGCCTGACTTGGTGGGCGGAGCAGCAGATTTCCAGGCGATCGCCGGCTGGTCCCTATCGCGGCGCCGGCTGCCCGCCCTGGCGATAGACCACCCCGGCCTTCATCACGAACTTGACGTGCTCCAGCTGGCTGACGTCGGCCATGGGATCGCCATCGACGGCGACGATGTCGGCGTATTTGCCCGGTGCGATGGCGCCGAGGTCCGCGCCCAGCGGGCCGAGTTCCTTGGCGGCGGTGGTGGTGGCGGCCTGCACCGCCTGCATCGGGGTCATGCCCCACTCGACCATCTTGGCGAACTGCTTGCCGTTGTCGCCGTGGGGGTAGACCCCGGCGTCGGTGCCGAAGGTCATGATCACCCCGGCCTTGACCGCCCGGCGAAAGGTCTCGCGCTGCAGCTTGCCGATCGCCCGCTCCTTGGCCAGGTTCTCGGGCAGCATGCCCATCTTGGCCCCTTCGGCGAGGATGAAGTCGTCGTTGTAGATGTCCATGTCGAAGGCCGCGCCCTTGGCCTTGGCCAGGGCCATGGCTTCGTCGTCGGCCAGGCTGGCGTGCTCGATGGTGTCGACCCCGGCGCGGATGGCGTCCTTGATGCCGCTGGTCCCGTGGGCGTGGGCTGCGACCTTCATGCCCAGCATGTGGGCCTCGTCCACCGCCGCCTTCATCTCCTCATAGGTCATCTGCTGGGCGCCGACGCTGTCGCCCTTGGACAGGACCCCGCCGGTGGCGCAGAGCTTGATCAGGTCGGCGCCGTACTTGTGGTTCTCGCGCACCTTGTGGCGCACCGCGCCCGGTCCGTCGGCCACGCCCTCGCCCACGTCGTGATAGGCGTAGGGCAGAAGGTTCTCGTCGCAGTGGCCGCCGGTGGCCCCGATCAGGGGGCCGGAGACGAACAGGCGCGGGCCGGCAGTCTCTCCGGAATTGATGGAATCACGCAGGGCCACGTCGGCAAAGCCGTCGGCGCCCACATTGCGCAGGGTGGTGAAGCCGGCCTGCAAGCTCTTCCAGGCCTGGGCCACGCCGCTGATCGCCTGCGAGGGCACGCTGACGCCGAGGCCCTGATAGCCTTCGCTGTCCGGGCGCGAGGTGATGTGGGTATGCATGTCGATGAAGCCGGGCAGGATCGTCTCAGCCCCCAGATCGATCCGCCGCGCATCCGCCGGCGCCGCGAGGCTGGCCGCTGTTCCAACCTGGACGATATGCTCGTCCTTGATCAGCACGGCGGGGCTGGAGATCACAGACCCCGAGGCGGGATCGACCATCTTGGCCGCCGTCAGGTAGATCGTCTCGGCCCTCGCCGCCGTGGCCAGCGCCATCACCGCCACGCTGGCCAAGGCCGCGTTCTTCAAACCCTTCATCTGCTTCCTCACCACTCCCAGGCGCACCGCTGCGCCGCACGTGACAGCACCGCTGCACAGGTTCGAGGCCCAAGGCAAGGGCGCCGTGATCACACCAACAGCCTTTGCGACCAATTCGCCGTTCACGCGTTTCTGATGCGCGCCATACGTGTCTTGCGCGATTCGCGGGCGCCCCAGGTGTGACCTTTGAGCTATAAAGCCACCACCTAACCACCGACCCAGACCGACCCCAAAAGATCGACCCGGAGGACCCCATGGTTCAGGTGATTACCGTTGCGCCCATCACGGGCGGATGGACCGTGCAACACGACATCGCCGGCAACGCCATGCTTTTCAAGAGCGGCGCCAAGGCCGAGGCGGCGGCCCGCGAACTGGGCGGCAACCTCGCGCAGAAGGGCGAACCTGCCGAGATACACATCTATCTGCGCGACGGCTCCCTGGCCGGCCGTTTCCTCTGCCCGCCCCAGTTCAGGACCATGGCGGAGGCCTTCTGAGGCGGTTCTGGGGGCCGCCGGACAACCCGATCCGTGACGCGTGACACAATGCCGCGCGCCGCCAATTTAAGACCCGGGAAAGCCTGTTGCGTGCATTTTCCCAAGCATGGACAGGCCGGAAGCCGTATTGCTCATGCCGACGGACGGGGCTGACCCGCGCCGCAGCGAGCCGCGGCTTCGCACGCTCCTCAGCGGCAAGCTGGTGTTTGGAACGCATGACCTGACGGCCGACTGCGCCGTCAGGAACTTGTCCGAGCGGGGCGCCAAGCTGCACACGACCCTGGCCGCCAATCTGCCGCGCGAGCTGTGGCTGATCATGGTCAAGAAGGGCTGCGCCTATCGCGCCACGGTCTGCTGGCGTCGCGGCGACGAGGTGGGCGTGCGCTTCGAGAGCGAGCACGACCTGACCCGCAACACCGATCCCGACCTGGTCGCCGTTCGCCGGGTCTGGCGGGAAGTCGCCGCACGATAGAGGCCGCCGACTATCCGGCCGCGCGGATGCGCTGCAACTCAGTGGCGAGCTGGTCCATG is a genomic window of Phenylobacterium montanum containing:
- a CDS encoding DUF2188 domain-containing protein: MVQVITVAPITGGWTVQHDIAGNAMLFKSGAKAEAAARELGGNLAQKGEPAEIHIYLRDGSLAGRFLCPPQFRTMAEAF
- a CDS encoding Xaa-Pro dipeptidase, with the protein product MKGLKNAALASVAVMALATAARAETIYLTAAKMVDPASGSVISSPAVLIKDEHIVQVGTAASLAAPADARRIDLGAETILPGFIDMHTHITSRPDSEGYQGLGVSVPSQAISGVAQAWKSLQAGFTTLRNVGADGFADVALRDSINSGETAGPRLFVSGPLIGATGGHCDENLLPYAYHDVGEGVADGPGAVRHKVRENHKYGADLIKLCATGGVLSKGDSVGAQQMTYEEMKAAVDEAHMLGMKVAAHAHGTSGIKDAIRAGVDTIEHASLADDEAMALAKAKGAAFDMDIYNDDFILAEGAKMGMLPENLAKERAIGKLQRETFRRAVKAGVIMTFGTDAGVYPHGDNGKQFAKMVEWGMTPMQAVQAATTTAAKELGPLGADLGAIAPGKYADIVAVDGDPMADVSQLEHVKFVMKAGVVYRQGGQPAPR
- a CDS encoding PQQ-dependent sugar dehydrogenase, coding for MIKRWMTTTGLAALAAAGLAHAQTRTGAAAYGDWTTDAPGVVRKITPADLNPPSKAIAAAVASLKPRPADAALKTPAGFTVSQFATLSGPRTIRIAPNGDIFVAETQGGRIHVFRAKDGAAKPDQSETFAEGLDRPFGVAFYPPGPHPKWVYVANTNSVVRFAYHDGDLKASGAPETIVPKLTAGSQYHFTRDVAFSPDGKRMLVSIGSGSNIAEQVTKKTPEEALAWQKDHALGVMWGQEEDRAAVLSFDPEGKDRKVFAAGIRNCVGLAIHPRTHDVWCATNERDLLGDDTPPDYATRVREGGFYGWPWYYIGAHEDPRLKGQRPDLADRVTTPDVLFQPHSAPLELTFYTAKGGPAAFPAEYQGDAFVALHGSWNRAVRTGYKVVRVKLKDGVPTGEYEDFLTGFVIDAKSVWGRPVGVAVAHDGALLVSDDGGGGIWRVAHGAGQ
- a CDS encoding PilZ domain-containing protein; the protein is MPTDGADPRRSEPRLRTLLSGKLVFGTHDLTADCAVRNLSERGAKLHTTLAANLPRELWLIMVKKGCAYRATVCWRRGDEVGVRFESEHDLTRNTDPDLVAVRRVWREVAAR